A window from Bacteroidota bacterium encodes these proteins:
- a CDS encoding peptidoglycan-binding protein, translated as MQKTTYLKELSISATQKKGGANSNKKDVMKIQSWLALFAMSNPNAGTTTDVDGDFGQATEKSVMNYQKAKGLTQNGVVDKPTFDLLSEPMKNAFEGNINGASLRQLVVNTAINHLKNHPFELNVKGQSNMGPWVRAYMEGHEGTSWFWCMGFVQGIIDQAASLQEKNFKTLMPLTFSCDTVGTIGLQKGLLSRFTAVRNNPSLVKPGDIFLLQKTPNDWIHTGIIISIGNGVFETIEGNTNDGGSNNGNAVLKRVRNFMQSKLDVFSIEPLV; from the coding sequence ATGCAAAAAACAACTTACCTCAAAGAACTCTCCATTTCTGCTACCCAAAAGAAAGGCGGTGCTAACAGCAATAAGAAAGATGTGATGAAAATTCAATCATGGCTTGCCTTGTTTGCAATGTCTAATCCCAATGCCGGTACAACCACCGATGTCGATGGTGATTTTGGACAAGCAACTGAAAAATCAGTAATGAACTATCAAAAAGCAAAAGGACTTACACAAAACGGAGTAGTAGATAAACCGACATTTGATTTGTTGTCTGAGCCGATGAAAAACGCATTTGAAGGAAATATCAATGGCGCCAGTTTGCGGCAGTTGGTGGTGAACACAGCTATCAATCATTTGAAAAATCACCCATTTGAACTAAACGTAAAAGGCCAGTCGAATATGGGTCCTTGGGTAAGAGCTTATATGGAAGGTCATGAAGGGACAAGTTGGTTTTGGTGTATGGGTTTTGTTCAGGGTATTATCGATCAGGCCGCATCTTTACAGGAAAAAAACTTCAAAACTTTAATGCCTCTCACTTTTAGTTGTGATACTGTTGGTACTATTGGTTTACAAAAAGGATTATTGTCCCGTTTTACCGCAGTTAGAAATAATCCATCATTAGTAAAACCAGGAGATATTTTTTTGTTGCAAAAAACTCCTAATGACTGGATTCATACCGGCATTATAATCAGTATAGGCAATGGAGTATTTGAAACAATTGAAGGAAATACAAATGACGGCGGTTCAAATAATGGTAATGCTGTTTTGAAAAGAGTGAGAAATTTTATGCAATCAAAACTGGATGTGTTTTCAATAGAACCACTTGTTTAA